A region of Bombilactobacillus folatiphilus DNA encodes the following proteins:
- a CDS encoding amino acid ABC transporter ATP-binding protein: MSMIEFHDVQKYYGQFHALHDINLEIDQGETVVLIGPSGSGKSTLARTVNGLESIQSGQLIVNNHDLSAKKTDLNILRRDVGMVFQHFNLYANKTVLENIMLAPRIVGHVPEEENRKSALKLLQMVGLESKAQNKPSQISGGQQQRVAIARSLAMKPKLLLFDEPTSALDPEMIDDVLQVIKKITSDSDMTSLIVTHEMGFAKEVANRVVFMDEGRIVEDDKTNSFFERPQTERAQQFLSKIITH; this comes from the coding sequence ATGTCAATGATTGAATTTCATGATGTACAAAAATATTACGGCCAATTTCATGCACTACACGATATTAACTTAGAAATTGATCAAGGTGAGACGGTCGTTCTCATCGGGCCTTCAGGATCCGGTAAAAGTACTTTGGCGCGGACAGTGAACGGCTTGGAATCAATCCAAAGCGGACAGCTCATTGTTAATAATCATGATTTATCAGCTAAAAAAACCGATCTGAATATCTTACGGCGTGACGTTGGGATGGTGTTTCAGCATTTTAATTTGTATGCTAATAAAACGGTTTTAGAAAATATTATGTTAGCACCGCGCATTGTCGGTCACGTGCCAGAAGAGGAAAATCGTAAAAGCGCATTGAAGTTGTTACAAATGGTAGGTTTGGAGAGTAAGGCTCAAAATAAACCATCTCAGATATCTGGCGGACAGCAACAACGCGTAGCGATTGCCCGTTCATTGGCCATGAAACCCAAGTTATTGTTATTCGATGAGCCGACTTCGGCGCTGGATCCGGAAATGATTGATGATGTTTTGCAAGTTATCAAAAAAATCACGTCCGACAGTGATATGACGTCGTTAATTGTGACACACGAAATGGGTTTCGCTAAAGAAGTCGCTAACCGAGTTGTTTTTATGGATGAAGGTCGAATTGTGGAAGATGATAAAACGAACAGTTTCTTTGAGCGTCCACAGACTGAACGTGCTCAGCAATTTTTAAGCAAGATTATTACGCATTAG
- a CDS encoding amino acid permease, whose protein sequence is MKAKQEYSERQLKRSLSGGQMQMIALGGTIGVGLFMGSTSTIKWTGPSVLLAYAFVGILLYLVMRALGEMIFINPTTGSFADYATTYIHPLAGYLTKWSNVFQYIIVGISEVIAVSTYLNYWWPNLPDWVSGIVVIVTLALANLTSAKAYGTLEFYFALIKVVTIILMIVLGFLVIFLGLGNHWQAIGLSNLWKHGGFFTGGVKGFIFALSIVVGSYQGIEVLGITAGEAAHPKHAIVASIKSIVWRILIFYIGAIFVIVTIYPWNQLESVGSPFVETFSKVGIAGAAGIINFVVLTAAMSGANSGIYSSSRMLFKLSKDGEISESMSKLSTRQVPYVAILAIAGGILLGFILNTVFSAYSKSTANLFVLVYSSSVLPGMVPWIVILLSELRFRADNQDLMVDHPFKMPLYPWTNYLALVSLIIIVIFMFINPDTRISAAIGAGFLILLSLNFWLRHRKQKR, encoded by the coding sequence ATGAAAGCTAAGCAGGAATATTCAGAACGCCAGTTAAAGCGTTCGTTATCAGGTGGGCAAATGCAGATGATTGCCTTGGGCGGAACCATTGGGGTAGGGTTATTTATGGGTTCCACCTCGACCATTAAATGGACGGGACCCTCAGTCTTATTAGCCTATGCTTTTGTGGGAATTTTATTGTACTTAGTCATGCGGGCATTAGGGGAAATGATTTTTATTAATCCCACTACGGGCTCGTTCGCGGATTATGCCACCACTTATATTCATCCACTGGCTGGATATTTAACCAAGTGGAGCAACGTGTTTCAATATATTATTGTGGGTATTAGTGAAGTGATTGCTGTTAGTACTTATTTGAATTATTGGTGGCCTAACTTGCCCGACTGGGTTTCGGGGATTGTGGTGATTGTTACTTTAGCCCTCGCTAATTTAACCTCGGCGAAAGCTTATGGCACGTTGGAATTTTATTTTGCATTGATCAAAGTGGTCACGATTATCTTGATGATTGTCTTAGGGTTTTTGGTGATCTTTTTGGGTTTGGGGAATCATTGGCAGGCTATTGGTCTGAGTAACTTATGGAAACACGGCGGCTTTTTTACGGGTGGCGTCAAAGGTTTTATCTTTGCATTGTCCATTGTCGTAGGCTCGTATCAAGGAATTGAAGTTTTGGGTATTACGGCGGGCGAAGCAGCTCATCCTAAGCACGCGATTGTAGCTTCGATTAAATCCATTGTGTGGCGCATCTTGATTTTTTATATTGGCGCAATTTTTGTGATTGTGACAATTTATCCGTGGAATCAACTTGAAAGTGTCGGTTCACCTTTTGTGGAAACTTTTTCGAAAGTGGGAATTGCAGGTGCCGCGGGAATTATTAATTTTGTTGTGTTAACGGCGGCGATGTCGGGGGCTAATTCCGGAATTTACAGTTCGAGCCGGATGTTATTCAAATTATCTAAAGATGGTGAAATCTCTGAATCCATGTCGAAATTATCTACTAGACAGGTGCCATATGTGGCGATTCTAGCGATTGCAGGTGGGATTTTATTAGGCTTTATTTTGAATACAGTCTTTTCTGCGTATAGTAAATCGACTGCCAATCTGTTTGTCTTAGTTTATAGTTCCAGTGTATTGCCGGGGATGGTGCCGTGGATTGTTATTTTGTTGTCGGAACTGCGTTTTCGGGCGGATAATCAAGATTTGATGGTTGATCACCCGTTCAAAATGCCCTTGTATCCGTGGACAAATTATCTGGCATTGGTCTCGTTGATTATTATTGTCATTTTCATGTTCATTAATCCTGATACCCGTATTTCGGCCGCGATTGGCGCCGGATTCTTAATTCTCTTATCATTGAATTTTTGGCTCCGTCATCGAAAACAAAAGCGGTAA
- a CDS encoding proline-specific peptidase family protein gives MKQGTHILTLDNGYHLWTRTVGQGDIKLLCLHGGPGGTHEYWENFGDELADLGVEVTMYDQLGSFYSDQPDYSDPKIADKYLTYDYYLNEVEEVRQKLGLDNFYLIGQSWGGLLVQMYAAKYGQHLKGAIISSMVDEIDEYVTHVNQCRMDCLGPDKVAYMEQIEQENRLADPTYQSYVDILNAEYVDRKQPEAIRHLVSTMATDVYNVFQGDNEFVITGKLGQWHFREHLHEITVPTLLTFGEHETMPIATAKIMQEKIPHARLVTTPNGGHHHMIDNAPVYFEHLKQFINDVESDNFND, from the coding sequence ATGAAACAAGGTACCCATATTTTAACATTAGATAACGGTTATCATCTTTGGACGCGCACGGTGGGTCAAGGTGACATCAAATTACTCTGTCTGCACGGTGGTCCTGGTGGTACACATGAATACTGGGAAAACTTTGGTGATGAGTTAGCCGATTTAGGCGTGGAAGTCACCATGTACGACCAGCTAGGTTCCTTTTATTCTGATCAACCAGATTATAGTGATCCCAAAATTGCGGACAAATACCTCACCTATGATTATTACTTAAATGAAGTTGAAGAAGTTCGCCAAAAATTAGGCTTAGACAATTTCTATTTAATTGGACAATCTTGGGGTGGACTATTGGTTCAAATGTACGCGGCCAAATACGGTCAACACTTAAAAGGTGCAATTATCTCCAGTATGGTGGACGAAATTGACGAATATGTTACACATGTTAATCAATGCCGCATGGATTGCTTAGGTCCTGACAAAGTTGCTTACATGGAACAAATTGAACAAGAAAATCGATTAGCTGATCCAACTTATCAAAGTTATGTCGATATTCTCAACGCAGAATATGTGGATCGCAAACAACCTGAAGCCATTCGCCACTTAGTTTCTACGATGGCTACCGACGTTTATAACGTCTTCCAAGGTGACAATGAATTCGTCATCACCGGCAAGTTAGGTCAATGGCATTTTCGTGAGCATTTGCATGAAATCACCGTGCCTACTCTGTTAACTTTTGGCGAACATGAAACCATGCCAATTGCGACAGCCAAAATTATGCAAGAAAAAATTCCGCATGCTCGCTTAGTCACCACACCCAATGGTGGTCATCATCATATGATTGATAATGCGCCTGTTTATTTTGAACATTTGAAGCAATTTATCAACGACGTTGAAAGTGATAATTTCAACGATTAA
- a CDS encoding ABC transporter ATP-binding protein yields the protein MTKVVELQDVQKVYGKQSSQQVQVLKNVSFSVGKGEFVAIMGASGSGKTTLLNTMSTLDRPTSGSIKIGGSDVTKLKGNQLADFRAQQIGFIFQEFNLLENLTAFENIALPLSLQRATPKIIDQKVQVMAAKLGLSDYLNHYPTQLSGGQKQRVSAARALINEPAILLGDEPTGALDSKSARALLDTMTKVNQEDQTSILMVTHDPFSASFCQRILFIRDGQIGLELQRGGLERPQFYQQILNNLGTFVE from the coding sequence ATGACCAAAGTCGTAGAATTACAAGATGTCCAAAAAGTTTATGGCAAACAAAGTTCGCAGCAAGTGCAAGTTTTGAAAAATGTTAGTTTTAGTGTGGGAAAAGGTGAATTTGTCGCAATTATGGGTGCTTCAGGTTCAGGGAAGACCACATTATTAAATACAATGTCAACGCTAGATCGACCAACCAGTGGCAGTATCAAGATTGGCGGGTCTGATGTAACCAAGTTGAAAGGAAATCAGCTAGCCGATTTTCGGGCACAACAAATTGGTTTTATTTTTCAAGAATTTAATCTGTTAGAGAATCTAACCGCGTTTGAAAATATTGCTTTGCCGTTATCTTTGCAACGCGCAACACCGAAAATCATTGACCAAAAAGTGCAAGTTATGGCTGCTAAATTAGGCTTAAGCGATTATTTGAATCATTATCCCACGCAATTATCGGGTGGACAAAAACAGCGTGTGTCCGCAGCGCGAGCGCTCATTAATGAACCAGCGATTTTATTAGGTGATGAACCCACGGGTGCGCTGGATTCTAAAAGTGCGCGCGCTTTGTTGGATACGATGACTAAGGTGAATCAGGAAGATCAAACTTCCATTTTGATGGTGACACACGATCCGTTTTCGGCTAGCTTTTGCCAACGCATCTTATTTATTAGGGATGGTCAAATTGGTTTGGAATTGCAACGTGGTGGTCTGGAGCGGCCACAGTTTTATCAACAAATACTCAATAATTTAGGAACGTTTGTAGAGTAA
- a CDS encoding FtsX-like permease family protein, which translates to MLNKLALTGIKKRWKDYLVLFSGLLIAAAIFYMFQALALNQRFLKSNSPVAVTPIVFQMGTIFLVLITIVYVLYANNFLMSMRQQEYGMFLMLGAKERTLRRLVMTETLVIGLSSTAVGVILGLGLTQLIAPALAHQLQTSLVGFHVFYWPAVLSTVLILSIIFLFAAFKNSWTISHRPLLNLLKDSAPKAGSKMRVGFVQVGQLVMSLVLLAIGYWSMTQVQQMQLLAVGLALVTVSLGTYGVINTLFRFLIQLLRRRKFAQRDLHSFTLGQLNFRIADYTKILTIVTLLFSLALGALSVGVGFAQSVQKTTDRSEYYDVTVNNPNRREQKLLTQLKAAKKTVYQYKVQHQTVYFAQEQMHRQPFHYLLTNQEQVATITPTIQQMQRRESQTGDHLQLMLIPQALDHQRQWVDSAAFQQISAPTNQIILVKTADFYQNISVIKSLVQEQQARYPTLKIRGTTPKVSTYQMINELFSGLEFMGFFLGFAFLAMLASCLMFKVLSSANSDRLRYQMLQKIGARTSLLKRSLRQELGVLFGIPAVMGIVNMLFGLQLFTSLISQPYQRVWLPIVVFLVLYFFYYVLTISLYQLIVLKRR; encoded by the coding sequence ATGTTGAATAAATTAGCCTTAACGGGTATCAAAAAACGCTGGAAAGATTATTTAGTCTTGTTTTCTGGCTTACTGATTGCGGCAGCCATTTTTTATATGTTTCAAGCTTTGGCTTTAAATCAGCGCTTTTTAAAATCTAATTCGCCAGTGGCGGTGACACCGATTGTTTTTCAAATGGGAACGATTTTCCTCGTGTTGATTACGATTGTCTATGTTTTGTATGCAAATAATTTTTTGATGAGTATGCGTCAACAAGAATACGGTATGTTCTTGATGTTGGGAGCCAAAGAACGAACTCTTCGGCGCTTAGTAATGACCGAAACGTTGGTGATTGGCCTCAGTAGCACCGCCGTCGGCGTCATCTTAGGCTTGGGACTAACGCAGTTGATTGCACCAGCCTTAGCTCATCAATTACAGACGTCATTAGTTGGTTTTCACGTATTTTATTGGCCCGCAGTGTTGTCCACGGTCCTCATTTTAAGCATCATTTTTTTATTTGCTGCGTTCAAAAATAGTTGGACAATTAGTCATCGTCCGTTATTGAATCTTTTAAAAGATTCAGCACCAAAAGCTGGTTCCAAAATGCGCGTTGGCTTTGTCCAAGTTGGACAATTAGTCATGAGTTTGGTTTTGTTGGCTATCGGTTATTGGTCTATGACGCAAGTTCAACAAATGCAGCTATTGGCGGTAGGACTGGCATTAGTGACTGTTAGCTTAGGTACCTATGGTGTCATTAATACTCTTTTTAGGTTCCTAATTCAGTTACTACGGCGGCGAAAATTTGCACAGCGTGATCTGCATAGTTTTACTTTGGGCCAATTGAACTTTCGTATTGCCGATTATACTAAAATTTTGACGATCGTCACATTGTTATTCTCGTTAGCTTTAGGAGCCTTAAGCGTCGGTGTTGGCTTTGCCCAAAGTGTTCAAAAAACGACGGATCGTTCGGAATATTATGATGTGACGGTGAATAATCCCAATCGTCGGGAACAAAAATTATTGACGCAATTAAAAGCAGCCAAGAAAACGGTATATCAGTATAAAGTGCAACACCAGACGGTTTATTTTGCGCAAGAGCAGATGCACCGACAACCGTTTCATTATTTATTGACCAATCAAGAGCAGGTGGCAACGATCACGCCGACGATCCAACAAATGCAACGGCGTGAGTCACAAACTGGTGATCACTTGCAGTTGATGTTGATACCGCAAGCCTTAGATCATCAACGGCAATGGGTCGATTCAGCAGCTTTTCAGCAGATTTCAGCACCCACAAATCAGATAATTTTAGTCAAAACAGCCGACTTTTATCAAAATATTTCCGTGATTAAAAGTTTGGTTCAAGAACAACAAGCGCGTTATCCAACTTTAAAAATTCGAGGTACAACACCCAAAGTATCCACATATCAGATGATTAACGAATTATTTAGTGGTTTGGAGTTTATGGGCTTCTTCTTAGGCTTTGCTTTTTTGGCGATGTTGGCTAGCTGTTTAATGTTTAAGGTGCTGTCTAGTGCTAATAGTGACCGATTACGGTATCAAATGTTACAAAAAATTGGCGCACGAACTAGCTTATTGAAACGTTCGCTACGCCAAGAATTAGGCGTGTTGTTTGGGATTCCCGCGGTGATGGGAATTGTGAATATGTTGTTTGGTTTACAATTATTCACATCACTCATTTCCCAGCCATACCAACGAGTTTGGCTACCAATTGTCGTGTTTTTAGTATTATATTTCTTCTATTATGTATTGACCATATCTTTATATCAGCTGATCGTGCTCAAACGTCGATAG
- a CDS encoding transporter substrate-binding domain-containing protein has translation MKKRFWLFSLLISLLMLTGCGKSVANQSVLKNAQATKTITWGVKGDVKLFGLVDVKDGQQKGFDVDMAKHITKHILGPKGKANLVTVTSQSRVPLLKNGNVDAVIATMSITPERKKIIDFSHHYFNAGQSLLVPKNSSIQNAKDLNGKTVIGVVGANSVQNIKQQSPKAKVVELQDYAQAMNALKSHQGDALTTDNGILYGLAVENPGFVVRGGTFTKEPYGVAVNKGQKSFTRAVDKAVLEMQHDGEYNRLVKKWFGNVPGFNYKELYRK, from the coding sequence ATGAAAAAACGTTTTTGGTTATTCTCCTTATTAATTAGTTTATTGATGCTCACTGGCTGTGGAAAAAGTGTGGCTAATCAATCGGTTTTGAAGAATGCGCAGGCCACTAAAACGATCACTTGGGGGGTTAAGGGTGACGTCAAACTGTTTGGCTTAGTTGATGTGAAAGATGGTCAGCAAAAAGGGTTTGATGTCGATATGGCCAAGCACATTACTAAGCATATTTTAGGACCCAAGGGCAAGGCTAATCTGGTTACAGTTACTTCGCAATCACGAGTACCGTTGTTGAAAAATGGCAACGTTGACGCGGTCATTGCCACGATGTCCATTACCCCTGAGCGCAAAAAAATTATTGATTTTTCGCATCATTATTTTAATGCAGGCCAATCTTTATTGGTGCCTAAAAATTCGTCCATTCAGAACGCGAAAGATTTGAATGGTAAAACGGTGATTGGGGTTGTCGGCGCAAATTCCGTGCAAAATATTAAACAGCAATCACCCAAGGCCAAGGTGGTGGAACTGCAAGATTACGCTCAAGCGATGAATGCCTTAAAATCGCATCAAGGTGACGCGTTGACGACAGATAACGGCATTTTATATGGTTTAGCTGTCGAAAATCCTGGTTTCGTTGTCCGCGGCGGGACTTTCACCAAGGAACCTTACGGAGTAGCCGTGAATAAGGGGCAAAAATCATTTACCCGTGCGGTGGATAAAGCAGTGTTGGAGATGCAACATGATGGTGAGTATAATCGCTTAGTTAAAAAATGGTTTGGTAATGTTCCGGGATTTAATTATAAGGAGTTGTATCGCAAATGA
- a CDS encoding amino acid ABC transporter permease, whose amino-acid sequence MINIFTHFGSQLLVGFCWTVLSSILALVFSLIIGALFAIMEVLPNKTARIVAKTYVEIFRNIPLLVITMFFYLVIPMFIVKINGFTAGTIGLTLYTSAFIAETVRSGIQSVSVGQMEGARSVGMTYWQAMRYIILPQAFKIVIPPLGNQFVNLVKNSSVLAFVAGFDLMYQANSIASTTFDTINSYLVVGVLYLVITLPLSYYMRYLEKKLA is encoded by the coding sequence ATGATTAATATTTTTACGCATTTTGGCAGCCAACTTCTTGTCGGCTTCTGCTGGACGGTGCTTTCAAGTATCTTGGCGCTGGTCTTTAGCTTGATTATTGGCGCGTTGTTCGCAATTATGGAGGTTTTGCCGAATAAAACAGCCCGCATTGTGGCAAAAACTTATGTTGAAATTTTCCGGAATATTCCGTTGTTGGTTATCACAATGTTCTTTTATTTAGTCATTCCGATGTTTATCGTCAAAATTAATGGCTTTACGGCGGGGACCATTGGTTTGACGCTATATACCTCAGCTTTTATTGCCGAAACAGTTCGTTCTGGGATTCAGTCCGTGTCCGTGGGACAAATGGAAGGTGCCCGTTCGGTGGGGATGACTTATTGGCAGGCAATGCGCTATATTATTTTGCCGCAAGCTTTTAAAATCGTGATTCCGCCATTAGGTAATCAATTTGTGAATTTGGTCAAAAATTCATCTGTCTTAGCATTCGTGGCGGGCTTTGATTTGATGTATCAGGCTAATTCTATCGCTTCGACGACATTTGACACAATCAATAGTTATCTGGTGGTCGGCGTCTTGTATTTGGTGATTACGTTGCCGTTGAGTTACTATATGCGATATTTAGAAAAGAAACTGGCTTAG
- a CDS encoding histidine phosphatase family protein, giving the protein MKYTVYILRHGRTWFNTYDKMQGWSDSPLTTEGTAVAERAAQQLKDVPFDLAISSDARRAIDTCRLITSANVNHQTLIPQKSPRFREEFYGYFEGMNSTETWHMVLAPHGFGSFNEAAQEVGLDQTKDWMKAADPFHDAEDAHEYWQRLEAGFNDLDQLAFDGAKILLVSHGTTIRSLAERFGDGSFEVTTGPQNSSLTTLVREDGQNVVTSYNQTLDNDSSN; this is encoded by the coding sequence ATGAAATACACAGTTTATATCCTGCGTCACGGTCGAACCTGGTTCAATACTTATGATAAAATGCAAGGCTGGTCGGACAGCCCTTTAACCACTGAAGGAACAGCGGTTGCTGAAAGAGCCGCTCAACAACTAAAAGATGTGCCATTTGACTTAGCAATTTCCTCTGATGCAAGACGGGCCATTGATACTTGTCGACTCATCACCTCAGCAAACGTCAATCATCAAACTTTGATTCCCCAAAAATCACCTCGTTTTCGTGAAGAATTTTATGGTTATTTTGAGGGTATGAACTCTACCGAAACTTGGCATATGGTGCTAGCACCACATGGCTTTGGTTCATTTAACGAAGCTGCCCAAGAAGTTGGTTTAGACCAAACCAAAGATTGGATGAAAGCAGCCGACCCGTTTCACGATGCTGAAGATGCTCACGAATATTGGCAACGTTTGGAAGCTGGTTTCAACGATTTAGATCAACTGGCTTTTGATGGTGCCAAAATTCTATTGGTGAGTCACGGCACCACAATTCGTTCCTTAGCCGAACGCTTTGGTGACGGTTCGTTTGAAGTGACAACCGGCCCTCAGAATTCTAGTTTAACCACTTTAGTTCGCGAAGATGGTCAAAATGTCGTCACTAGTTACAATCAAACTTTAGATAACGATTCATCAAACTAA
- a CDS encoding amino acid ABC transporter permease — MQTWIQAFSWLNIRFLLMGLWVTIYISVISVILSFILGSLLGIIRYSKIKYVSAVVGFVIDIIRNLPLLLIIFFTYFGLPNFGFKPDTIPAAIIAMTLFESAMIAEIVRSGLNAVDVGQMEGARSVGMSFVQALWHIILPQAYKKMIPTLISQFVSLIKDTSLATIIVVPEMLQHAQVIYGQNANYILPMFAALAVLYFIVCFSLSLLGNHIDKKMA, encoded by the coding sequence ATGCAGACTTGGATTCAAGCTTTTTCATGGTTAAATATCCGCTTTTTGCTGATGGGTTTATGGGTTACGATTTATATTTCGGTGATTTCGGTCATTTTGAGTTTTATTTTAGGTTCCTTGTTGGGGATTATTCGTTATTCGAAAATTAAGTATGTGTCCGCAGTGGTCGGTTTTGTGATTGATATTATCCGCAACTTGCCGTTGCTGTTGATTATTTTCTTTACTTATTTTGGCTTACCGAATTTTGGGTTCAAACCTGATACGATTCCGGCGGCCATTATCGCAATGACGTTGTTTGAATCAGCGATGATTGCCGAGATTGTGCGTTCTGGTTTGAATGCAGTTGATGTCGGGCAAATGGAAGGCGCCCGTTCGGTGGGCATGAGTTTTGTCCAAGCCTTGTGGCATATTATTTTACCGCAAGCATATAAGAAAATGATTCCGACATTGATTAGTCAATTTGTTTCGTTGATCAAAGATACCTCGTTGGCCACCATTATTGTGGTGCCCGAAATGTTGCAGCATGCGCAAGTGATTTACGGACAAAATGCCAATTACATTTTACCGATGTTTGCGGCGTTAGCAGTTTTATACTTTATTGTTTGTTTCAGTTTGTCGTTGTTAGGCAATCATATTGATAAAAAAATGGCATAA
- the hdcA gene encoding histidine decarboxylase, pyruvoyl type, with protein sequence MAELDLSLNKIGIDRIAISPYKQYSRGYMEPGNLGNGYVTGVKVDAGVREKTDDDVLDGIVSYDRAETKNAYIGQINMTTASSFTGPQGHFLGYDLLRNPQVDQAKPLFSVKQWDGSDLPIYDAKPLQDSLVEYFGVRDQRRHYPAPGSFIVCANKGVTASRPKADQEMKPGQGYGVWSAIAISFAKDPERNSSMYIEDAGVWNTPNEEELLEFLNHRRQAVAKSIAACGQDADTSFASSWIGFAHTMMEPGQIGNAITAAPYFAMPVDSIPNGSLLTPDKDMEIMEKLTLPQWLDQMNYESLVETKKIKY encoded by the coding sequence ATGGCAGAATTAGATTTAAGTTTGAACAAAATTGGCATTGATCGAATTGCGATCAGTCCTTATAAACAATATTCACGCGGTTACATGGAACCGGGTAATCTGGGCAATGGCTATGTTACTGGAGTCAAAGTGGACGCGGGCGTTCGTGAAAAAACGGATGATGATGTGTTAGACGGCATTGTTTCGTATGATCGAGCCGAAACGAAAAATGCTTATATTGGGCAAATTAATATGACAACAGCGTCTAGTTTTACTGGACCACAAGGGCATTTTTTAGGGTATGACTTATTGCGCAATCCGCAAGTGGATCAAGCAAAGCCGTTATTTAGTGTGAAACAATGGGATGGCAGTGATTTGCCCATTTATGATGCCAAGCCGTTGCAGGATTCGTTAGTGGAATATTTTGGCGTGCGGGATCAACGTCGACATTATCCAGCACCGGGGAGTTTCATTGTTTGTGCGAATAAGGGTGTCACCGCTTCGCGACCTAAAGCCGATCAAGAGATGAAGCCGGGGCAAGGTTACGGTGTGTGGTCAGCAATTGCGATTTCGTTTGCCAAGGATCCTGAACGTAATTCGAGTATGTACATTGAAGATGCGGGTGTGTGGAATACGCCGAATGAAGAAGAATTGCTTGAATTTTTGAATCATCGGCGTCAAGCCGTTGCCAAATCCATTGCAGCGTGTGGTCAAGATGCGGATACTTCGTTTGCAAGTTCGTGGATTGGTTTTGCGCATACGATGATGGAGCCGGGACAAATTGGTAATGCGATTACCGCGGCACCCTATTTTGCGATGCCAGTTGATTCGATTCCGAATGGTTCACTCTTAACGCCAGATAAAGATATGGAAATTATGGAAAAGTTGACGTTACCACAATGGCTAGACCAGATGAATTATGAATCACTGGTCGAAACTAAAAAGATTAAATACTAA